The following proteins come from a genomic window of Geminicoccaceae bacterium SCSIO 64248:
- the dctP gene encoding TRAP transporter substrate-binding protein DctP, protein MIDLGTARRPGALTRRSMLALTGTLGTAWTLGGRAGRAQEPAHTFRVALQYPLSSNLGDNLIEFKDLVEVISNGSIQVDIIPDGRLVADERVPEAVASGEIEMGVATTGALGFVVPLADVFQIPFIFTTNAVVRDATSATSPIRQAIDGGLLEKGARVLWWQAGGSAVTISRDEPVRLPEDLNGKTVAVGGELLSHWVAQLGGKPVQPPPVADYGTERTEAIDVAMVPADAVRSARLDRYMRGFTATNHVSFEHAVLINDEVWQRLDRPQKQVIEEASLRVERVLRGSILQTENQAAAYPQSVGMEVHQLSVEETLAWQRSGEQAAADYIARTGEAGQRLLDVARQLEEPGGQILPN, encoded by the coding sequence ATGATCGATCTCGGCACAGCGAGACGCCCAGGCGCGTTGACACGGCGCTCGATGCTGGCCCTGACGGGCACGCTTGGAACAGCCTGGACGCTCGGCGGACGCGCCGGCCGCGCCCAGGAGCCGGCCCACACCTTTCGCGTCGCCCTGCAGTACCCCTTGTCGAGCAATCTGGGCGACAACCTGATCGAGTTCAAAGACCTGGTCGAGGTCATCTCGAACGGATCCATCCAGGTCGACATCATACCGGACGGGCGTCTGGTCGCGGACGAGAGGGTGCCTGAGGCGGTGGCGTCCGGCGAGATCGAGATGGGCGTCGCCACGACCGGGGCGCTCGGATTCGTGGTCCCCCTGGCCGACGTGTTCCAGATCCCGTTCATCTTCACCACGAACGCCGTCGTGCGCGACGCCACGTCGGCGACCAGCCCGATCCGCCAAGCCATCGACGGCGGCCTGCTCGAGAAGGGCGCGCGCGTCCTCTGGTGGCAGGCCGGCGGCAGCGCGGTCACGATCAGCCGCGACGAGCCGGTCCGCCTGCCGGAAGACCTGAACGGCAAGACGGTCGCGGTCGGGGGCGAGCTTCTGTCCCACTGGGTCGCCCAGTTGGGCGGCAAGCCGGTCCAGCCGCCTCCGGTGGCCGACTACGGCACGGAGCGCACCGAGGCGATCGATGTCGCCATGGTCCCGGCCGACGCCGTGCGCTCCGCGCGGCTCGACCGCTACATGCGCGGCTTCACCGCGACCAATCACGTCAGCTTCGAGCATGCCGTGCTGATCAACGACGAGGTGTGGCAGAGGCTCGACCGGCCGCAAAAGCAGGTCATCGAGGAAGCGTCGCTGCGCGTCGAGCGCGTCCTGCGCGGGTCGATCCTGCAGACCGAAAACCAGGCCGCCGCCTATCCGCAGAGCGTCGGCATGGAGGTGCATCAGCTTTCGGTCGAGGAGACGCTGGCCTGGCAGCGCTCGGGCGAGCAGGCCGCGGCCGACTACATCGCCCGCACCGGCGAGGCCGGACAGCGGCTTCTCGACGTCGCGCGCCAGCTCGAGGAGCCGGGCGGCCAAATCCTCCCCAACTGA
- a CDS encoding S8 family serine peptidase, producing the protein MRPAAGCLVLAAALGACATWPRPAASPQDFLRRASVDLCRQPDDPAAVVERNRPGAVEIERREEETSSGATRMEQRFRLGPGEELAVERVVDAGRLRRLSVSLGTADETGSVRPRFLALVLPDCTIPQGRELVYDGAGAATELVHLGPNLVPTDEREVLHPPIPPGHDPGGVTVALVDSGIAYTVPVIAKGLARDASGRALGYDYWDMDDRPYDLDTSRSPFFPRRHGTPVASILLREAPHVRLIPYRYPRPDLGRFAPLIADAEAKGARLVGMALGSESLEDWQVFRQAAAARPDMLFIVSAGNDGRNLDETPLYPASLDLPNLLVVTSGDRHGRLAEDANWGPRTVDLMVPGDQVDVIDEHGRQGRASGSSFAMPRVLALAARLAKRHPKWDAAEIKAAIRKLAQPVPAYDIAPVRWGWLPDPEERS; encoded by the coding sequence TTGCGTCCGGCAGCCGGGTGCCTCGTGCTTGCCGCGGCGCTCGGCGCGTGCGCGACCTGGCCCCGTCCGGCCGCCTCGCCCCAGGACTTTCTCCGGCGCGCCTCGGTCGATCTTTGCCGGCAGCCTGACGATCCGGCCGCCGTCGTCGAACGCAACCGGCCGGGGGCGGTCGAGATCGAGCGGCGCGAGGAGGAGACCTCGTCGGGCGCCACCCGCATGGAGCAGCGCTTCCGGCTCGGACCGGGCGAGGAACTCGCCGTCGAGCGGGTCGTCGACGCCGGCCGCCTGCGCCGGCTGAGCGTCTCGCTCGGCACCGCCGACGAGACAGGCTCGGTCCGTCCGCGCTTCCTTGCCCTGGTCCTGCCGGACTGCACCATCCCGCAAGGCCGCGAGCTCGTCTATGACGGCGCGGGAGCGGCCACCGAGCTGGTCCATCTCGGGCCGAACCTCGTGCCGACGGACGAGCGCGAGGTCCTGCATCCGCCGATCCCGCCCGGGCATGACCCCGGCGGGGTCACGGTCGCCCTGGTCGATTCCGGCATCGCCTACACCGTGCCGGTGATCGCCAAAGGCCTGGCCCGCGACGCGAGCGGCCGCGCCCTCGGCTACGACTACTGGGACATGGACGACCGGCCCTACGATCTCGACACGTCGCGGTCGCCGTTCTTTCCGCGGCGGCATGGCACGCCGGTCGCCAGCATCCTGCTGCGCGAGGCGCCCCATGTGCGCCTCATCCCTTATCGGTATCCCCGTCCGGATCTCGGCCGCTTCGCCCCGTTGATCGCGGACGCCGAAGCCAAGGGCGCGCGCCTCGTCGGCATGGCGCTCGGCAGCGAAAGCCTGGAGGACTGGCAGGTCTTCCGGCAGGCGGCCGCGGCGCGGCCCGACATGCTGTTCATCGTCTCCGCCGGCAACGACGGCCGGAACCTGGACGAGACGCCCCTCTACCCGGCCAGCCTGGACCTGCCGAACCTGCTTGTCGTGACCTCAGGGGATCGCCACGGCCGGCTCGCCGAGGACGCGAACTGGGGACCGCGGACGGTCGACCTGATGGTGCCGGGCGACCAGGTCGACGTCATCGACGAGCACGGCCGCCAGGGCCGGGCGTCCGGATCGAGCTTCGCCATGCCACGCGTGCTCGCTCTGGCGGCGCGGCTGGCCAAGCGTCACCCGAAATGGGACGCCGCGGAGATCAAGGCCGCGATCCGCAAGCTGGCGCAACCGGTTCCGGCCTACGACATCGCGCCGGTCCGGTGGGGCTGGCTGCCCGATCCCGAGGAACGAAGCTAG
- the dnaA gene encoding chromosomal replication initiator protein DnaA, with protein MSLSDPALGQGLTLQWEEVRRALRGEVDQAAFGMWLEPLVCVGQEGERVVLAVPTRFLRDWVDRHYADRLRALWRAVNPGVRAVSVEVGAPAAVGSARPERAGRAAEAGTADGAADAVAARRPSGRVPAAAVASASVLEEISAPLDPRGTFDDFVVGKPNEFAFAAAKRVASSEAPPFNPLFLYGGVGLGKTHLMHAVAWHLRLHRPDRKVIYLSAEKFMYQFIKALREHDTMSFKEMFRTVDVLMVDDVQFISGKDSTQEEFFHTFNTLVDRGRQIIISADRSPSDLSGLEERIRSRLGWGLVADIHPTTFELRLGILQQKAQRLATPVPERVLEFLAQRITSNVRELEGSLNRIVAQAQLVTRDITIDMAQEVLADILRANDRKVTIEEIQRKVAEHYGIKMADMHSARRARIVARPRQVAMYLAKQLTPRSLPEIGRKFGGRDHTTVMHAVRKIEELQSADPALTADLDHLRRSLGG; from the coding sequence TGGCTGGAGCCATTGGTGTGCGTCGGGCAGGAGGGCGAGCGCGTGGTGCTCGCGGTGCCGACGCGGTTCCTGCGCGACTGGGTGGACCGGCACTACGCCGACCGGCTGCGGGCCCTGTGGCGTGCGGTCAACCCGGGCGTGCGCGCGGTGAGCGTCGAGGTCGGGGCGCCGGCGGCCGTGGGTTCGGCCCGGCCGGAGCGTGCCGGGCGTGCGGCCGAGGCCGGGACGGCGGACGGGGCGGCGGACGCGGTTGCGGCGCGCCGGCCGTCCGGGCGGGTCCCGGCGGCGGCGGTGGCCAGCGCCTCGGTGCTGGAGGAGATCTCGGCGCCGCTCGACCCGCGCGGCACGTTCGACGACTTCGTGGTCGGCAAGCCCAACGAGTTCGCCTTCGCCGCGGCCAAGCGGGTCGCGTCGTCCGAGGCGCCGCCGTTCAACCCCTTGTTCCTCTATGGCGGGGTCGGCCTGGGCAAGACCCACCTGATGCACGCGGTCGCCTGGCACCTGCGCCTGCACCGGCCGGACAGGAAGGTGATCTACCTCTCGGCCGAGAAGTTCATGTACCAGTTCATCAAGGCGCTGCGCGAGCACGACACGATGAGCTTCAAGGAGATGTTCCGCACCGTCGACGTGCTCATGGTCGACGACGTGCAGTTCATCTCGGGCAAGGACAGCACGCAGGAGGAGTTCTTCCACACCTTCAACACCCTGGTCGACCGCGGCCGGCAGATCATCATCTCGGCCGACCGCAGCCCGTCGGACCTGTCGGGCCTGGAGGAGCGGATCCGCTCGCGCCTGGGCTGGGGCCTGGTCGCCGACATCCACCCGACCACGTTCGAGCTGCGGCTGGGCATCCTGCAGCAGAAGGCGCAGCGCCTGGCGACGCCGGTGCCCGAGCGGGTGCTGGAGTTCCTGGCCCAGCGGATCACGTCCAACGTGCGCGAGCTCGAGGGCTCGCTCAACCGGATCGTCGCCCAGGCCCAGCTGGTGACGCGCGACATCACGATCGACATGGCCCAGGAGGTCCTGGCCGACATCCTGCGCGCCAACGACCGCAAGGTGACGATCGAGGAGATCCAAAGGAAGGTCGCCGAGCATTACGGCATCAAGATGGCCGACATGCACTCGGCCCGCCGCGCGCGCATCGTGGCCAGGCCGCGCCAGGTCGCCATGTACCTGGCCAAGCAGCTGACGCCGCGCTCCCTGCCCGAGATCGGCCGCAAGTTCGGCGGCCGCGACCACACCACCGTCATGCACGCCGTGCGCAAGATCGAGGAGCTGCAGAGCGCCGATCCCGCCCTCACCGCCGACCTCGACCACCTCCGCCGCTCGCTCGGCGGCTGA
- the wrbA gene encoding NAD(P)H:quinone oxidoreductase — MSKILVLYYSTYGHVERMAEAVADGARSVEGTEVTVKRVPELMPEEVARKAGAKLDQAAPIATPGELADYDAIIVGTPTRFGNMASQMRNFWDQTGGLWAEGKLIGKVGSVFASTASQHGGQETTIVATHATLLHHGMIIVGLPYSYGGLTILSEVAGGTPYGATTIAAGDGSRQPSETELEGARFQGRHVAAITAKLAR, encoded by the coding sequence ATGTCGAAGATTCTCGTACTTTACTACTCCACCTACGGCCATGTCGAACGCATGGCGGAAGCCGTCGCGGACGGCGCGCGATCGGTCGAGGGCACCGAGGTCACGGTCAAGCGGGTGCCGGAGCTGATGCCGGAGGAGGTCGCGCGCAAGGCCGGCGCCAAGCTCGACCAGGCGGCGCCCATCGCCACGCCGGGCGAGCTCGCGGACTACGACGCGATCATCGTCGGAACGCCGACGCGCTTCGGCAACATGGCGTCGCAGATGCGCAACTTCTGGGACCAGACCGGGGGCCTCTGGGCCGAGGGCAAGCTGATCGGCAAGGTCGGCTCGGTCTTCGCCTCCACGGCCAGCCAGCACGGCGGACAGGAGACGACCATCGTCGCGACCCATGCCACCCTCCTTCATCACGGCATGATCATCGTCGGCCTGCCCTACAGCTATGGCGGCCTGACGATCCTGTCCGAGGTCGCGGGCGGCACGCCTTACGGCGCCACGACCATCGCGGCCGGCGACGGGTCGCGCCAGCCCAGCGAGACCGAGCTCGAAGGCGCGCGCTTCCAGGGCCGCCATGTCGCGGCGATCACCGCGAAGCTCGCGCGCTAG